The proteins below are encoded in one region of Sminthopsis crassicaudata isolate SCR6 chromosome 1, ASM4859323v1, whole genome shotgun sequence:
- the LOC141556028 gene encoding LOW QUALITY PROTEIN: uncharacterized protein LOC141556028 (The sequence of the model RefSeq protein was modified relative to this genomic sequence to represent the inferred CDS: inserted 1 base in 1 codon; substituted 1 base at 1 genomic stop codon): MEPKEAVTSGFLMAPIQEPVTFWDVAVDFTSEEWRLLDPAQRALHKYVMLENYQNLISVGIPVSTLDLISVLEKQQRAWSPKSRNSSGCHQDFLTAHQRTHTGEEAFVCKECGKGFSQKYNLNIHQRVPTREKPFLCKECGKAFSQIGSLNVHQRTHTGEKPFVCNECGKAFSRRGSLIVHQRIHTGEKPFVCNECGKAFSERGYLIVHQRTHTGEKPFECNECGKAFSQIGSLNVHQRIHTGEKPFECKECGKAFSRRGSLNVHQRTHTGEKPFVCNECGKAFSERGYLIVHQRTHTGEKPFECNECGKAFSRRGCLTVHQRIHTGEKPFECKECGKAFSERGKLTVHQRTHTGEKPFVCNECGKGFSQKHSLTYHQRVHTXEKPFVCKPCEKGFNQRGYLMCHQRFHTGQRPFECXECGKVFRHRGCLTIHQRTHNGEKPFVCKECGKGFRMRSVLITHQKSHIKEKQNMMK, from the exons ATGGAGCCCAAGGAGGCTGTGACTTCTGGCTTTCTCATGGCCCCCATTCAGGAACCGGTGACGTTCTgggatgtggctgtggacttcaccAGCGAGGAGTGGAGGCTTCTGGATCCTGCCCAGAGAGCCCTGCACAAGTATGTGATGCTGGAAAACTACCAGAACTTGATCTCTGTGGGGATTCCTGTTTCCACACTGGATCTGATCTCTGTGTTGGAGAAGCAACAAAGAGCCTGGAGTCCCAAGAGCAGAAACTCCAGTGGGTGTCATCAAGATTTCCTTACtgcacatcagagaactcacactggagaggaAGCATTTGTATGTAAAGaatgtgggaaaggttttagtCAGAAGTACAATCTCAATATTCATCAGAGAGTTCCTACTAGAGAGAAACCCTTCCTATGtaaggaatgtggaaaagccttcagccaaATAGGAAGCCTTaatgtacatcagagaactcacactggagagaaaccctttgtatgtaatgaatgtggaaaagccttcagccgTCGAGGAAGCCTTATTGTGCATCAgaggattcacactggagagaaaccctttgtatgtaatgaatgtggaaaagccttcagtgaGAGAGGAtatcttattgtacatcagagaactcacactggagagaaaccctttgaatgtaatgaatgtggaaaagccttcagccaaATAGGAAGCCTTaatgtacatcagagaattcacactggagagaaaccctttgaatgtaaagaatgtggaaaagccttcagccgTCGAGGAAGCCTTaatgtacatcagagaactcacactggagagaaaccctttgtatgtaatgaatgtggaaaagccttcagtgaGAGAGGAtatcttattgtacatcagagaactcacactggagagaaaccctttgaatgtaatgaatgtggaaaagccttcagccgTCGAGGGTGCCTTAcagtacatcagagaattcacactggagagaaaccctttgaatgtaaagaatgtggaaaagccttcagtgaGAGAGGAAagcttactgtacatcagagaactcacactggagagaaaccatttgtatgtaacgaatgtgggaaaggttttagtCAGAAGCACAGCCTCACTTAtcatcagagagttcatacttgagagaaaccctttgtatgtaaGCCATGTGAAAAAGGTTTCAACCAGAGAGGATACCTCATGTGTCATCAAAGATTTCATACTGGACAGAGACCCTTTGAAT AAGAATGTGGAAAAGTCTTCAGACATCGAGGATGCCTTACTATTCATCAGAGAACTCATaatggagagaaaccttttgtaTGTAAAGAGTGTGGGAAAGGCTTTCGTATGAGGTCTGTCCTTATTACTCATCAGAAAAGTCAtattaaagagaaacagaatatgATGAAATAG